In Rhizoctonia solani chromosome 7, complete sequence, one DNA window encodes the following:
- a CDS encoding Vigilin 1, with protein MAESAAQALQRRHDELEGAPDPFPPMSGQNGNTRRAPKKNTPLDTGDEEAFPSLASAAPAKPTVASAWSAAPRIRQVAPRVVAPVFSDSFVLENIDLSTAGKDGKSTTLTDVLKRVMQQHKNVKLEASTQRKDGRAKTSFVIKADSEADLEAAKRKLTAALSPIVTRVVQSPISAIGSIVGQKGANLNQLRAKYDVRVDIPRRDTNLAPPAGASGAASPIPADDDEEPTQPISVTGPLSSVVAAIAELEAIISTKTAHITQRVRDIPPKIFLFIEGRISEYENVANSDGSSVLVNTTVESREVSVTGDRPSVVKVVEKIKEDIAELENSLTSISKRVPKPKQRLLQGDFIQTLMTTTKCAIELPDDPENEHITIWGLEDDLPNGLKAINDQGGSKHTETVTIPTPSGAICEYLITTAYFGSIWGPKFPGVEAYPVPRGKGHVIDFVGEKNAVAPVVKDLNKLFQELASSVRQVGIDWLLHKPLAGKIEHFKTANHTEIHFPEESEEKSTVLLVYDLGKNSSKNEKKKHLDEVERELKKLVTETGNIRSEEITVDKKWHQAIIGKNESNLNAIIGEDKTLSIKFGSQAKANGDNSLPEDTILVRGPGSDVTRAVEAIKQLAEKAKNDEIESSYVTEFDIPREYARHVVGSGGSGINRLREQLDVKVDLNDDEEKEVEGKKKTKKPTAKTHVKITGRKANADEAKKRILAQVERLEDETTEILKIPNKYHSGLIGSAGKYVSRLEDKYGVKINFGGDREDSRARGQAGTLGPDEVMVKGGKKGVASAKSELLEAYDYEKETNQTVEFTVPTRAVARILGRGGSQINEIKEDTNTQIDVEKADASDPKAETLITVRGTKSGIAEAKKRILAISNEVGEETTVVINIENKFHRGLIGAGGQGLKDLIAKVGGPSDSKAQAGLIHFPRNGEPDDEVTLRGEPALVKKLQKELDKIVAELRDRVVLGVDIPAQHHRVLIGRGGQHLNELQDRHHVTVQFPGSRSYYQIGEPENVDELANAPPENIVRVSGSRSACEKAIKEMSDRPAPQEQVSTTITVPLRYVHSISQQGTFFRSLRQVGVQVDQSQQPSKAASTPRPPPPSGGATRIDEEPAEEAVQWQVVENHQDGEEGDSEWTLRGRDQAALDKAQAMIEEAIAQAQSASHVGFLTLSDRSAFPRIVGTKGANVSRLRNETGAEITVGREDNTIVIIGSESVIEHAKSKILDIVNNSARPRGGRSRDED; from the exons ATGGCAGAATCGGCAGCTCAAGCTCTCCAGCGTCGTCACGACGAGCTCGAGGGTGCTCCGGATCCATTCCCACCGATGTCTGGTCAGAATGGCAACACGCGTCGTGCTCCCAAGAAAAACACGCCTCTGGACACCGGTGATGAAGAGGCGTTCCCTTCGCTCGCGTCTGCCGCACCTGCAAAGCCCACTGTCGCCTCTGCCTGGAGTGCTGCTCCTCGTATTCGCCAGGTTGCTCCTCGTGTCGTCGCACCAGTCTTTTCCGATTCCTTCGTCCTTGAAAACATCGATCTATCTACGGCTGGAAAGGACGGAAAGTCTACCACCCTCACCGATGTCCTTAAACGCGTCATGCAACAGCACAAGAACGTCAAACTCGAAGCCAGCACCCAACGCAAGGACGGCCGAGCCAAGACTTCGTTCGTGATCAAGGCCGATTCAGAGGCAGACCTCGAGGCAGCGAAACGCAAGCTTACTGCCGCGTTGAGCCCAATCGTTACTCGCGTTGTCCAATCTCCCATTTCCGCCATCGGTAGTATTGTTGGTCAAAAAG GCGCTAATCTGAATCAGCTACGAGCCAAATACGACGTCCGCGTTGACATTCCTCGCAGGGATACCAATCTTGCTCCACCTGCTGGCGCGTCTGGTGCTGCGTCTCCCATACCCGCCGACGATGATGAGGAGCCAACTCAACCAATCAGTGTCACTGGCCCCTTGAGCTCTGTTGTCGCCGCTATTGCCGAACTTGAAGCTATTATTTCTACCAAAACTGCGCATATCACCCAGCGTGTCCGTGATATCCCACCCAAGATTTTCCTATTCATTGAAGGTCGCATATCCGAGTACGAGAATGTGGCCAATTCTGACGGGTCGAGTGTCCTGGTTAACACAACCGTCGAGTCGCGCGAGGTTAGCGTCACGGGCGATCGCCCGTCGGTCGTCAAAGTCGTCGAAAAAATCAAGGAAGACATCGCAGAACTCGAGAACTCGCTTACCTCGATTTCGAAGCGTGTGCCAAAACCCAAGCAGCGCTTGCTACAAGGCGATTTTATACAGACGCTCATGACGACGACCAAATGTGCTATTGAACTTCCTGATGACCCCGAAAACGAGCATATTACCATCTGGGGCCTTGAAGATGACCTTCCCAATGGATTAAAGGCCATTAATGAC CAAGGGGGCTCTAAACACACAGAGACTGTCACGATCCCTACACCTTCTGGTGCTATTTGCGAATATCTCATCACCACCGCGTACTTTGGATCTATTTGGGGACCTAAATTCCCAGGCGTCGAGGCATATCCTGTTCCTCGAGGAAAAGGGCATGTCATTGATTTTGTGGGAGAAAAGAATGCTGTAGCTCCCGTGGTGAAGGATTTAAACAAGCTATTCCAGGAACTTGCTAGTTCCGTTCGTCAGGTTGGGATAGACTGGCTACTTCACAAGCCCCTTGCTGGCAA GATTGAGCATTTCAAGACCGCAAATCACACCGAGATTCATTTCCCTGAAGAAAGTGAAGAAAAATCAACCGTGCTCCTTGTTTACGATCTCGGAAAGAATTCCTCCAAGAATGAGAAGAAAAAGCACCTCGACGAAGTTGAGCGTGAGCTCAAGAAACTCGTAACTGAGACGGGCAACATTCGCTCCGAGGAGATCACCGTAGATAAGAAATGGCACCAGGCCATCATTGGCAAGAATGAATCCAACTTGAACGC CATTATTGGCGAAGACAAGACACTCTCGATCAAATTCGGTTCCCAGGCCAAGGCGAACGGTGACAATAGCTTACCCGAAGACACGATTCTGGTTCGTGGTCCTGGTAGCGATGTTACTCGTGCCGTAGAAGCGATCAAGCAGCTCGCTGAAAAGGCGAAAAACGACGAGATTGAGAGTAGCTAC GTCACGGAGTTTGACATCCCGCGGGAATATGCTAGGCATGTCGTTGGCTCCGGTGGTTCTGGTATCAACAGGCTTCGAGAACAACTCGATGTTAAAGTCGACCTGAATGAcgatgaagaaaaggaagtgGAGGGAAAGAAGAAGACCAAGAAGCCGACAGCCAAAACCCATGTCAAA ATTACTGGTAGGAAGGCAAACGCCGATGAGGCCAAGAAACGCATACTTGCTCAGGTCGAGAGACTG GAGGACGAAACGACAGAGATCCTCAAGATTCCGAACAAGTATCATTCTGGACTTATTGGTAGTGCTGGAAAATACGTCAGTCGTCTGGAAGACAAGTATGGTGTCAAGATCAACTTTGGAGGCGATCGCGAAGACTCTCGTGCTCGTGGTCAGGCCGGAACCCTGGGTCCAGATGAAGTCATGGTTAAAGGCGGAAAGAAGGGTGTAGCGAGTGCGAAGAGCGAACTCCTCGAG GCTTACGACTACGAGAAGGAGACCAACCAAACTGTCGAGTTCACCGTCCCTACCCGTGCTGTTGCTCGCATCCTTGGCCGTGGCGGTTCGCAGATCAATGAAATCAAAGAGGACACCAACACCCAAATCGACGTTGAAAAAGCCGATGCAAGCGATCCTAAAGCGGAGACGTTAATCACTGTACGAGGCACTAAATCCGGCATCGCTGAGGCCAAGAAGCGGATTTTAGCGATCTCGAACGAGGTCGGTGAGGAAACCACTGTTGTTATCAACATTGAAAACAAGTTCCACCGCGGTTTGATTGGTGCCGGAGGTCAAGGCCTGAAAGATCTTATCGCCAAAGTTGGTGGACCGAGCGACTCGAAGGCACAGGCTGGTCTTATTCATTT CCCTCGGAATGGAGAACCTGATGACGAAGTCACCCTACGTGGTGAACCTGCTCTAGTCAAGAAGCTTCAAAAGGAGCTGGACAAAATTGTCGCTGAGCTCCGGGATCGTGTCGTGCTTGGTGTTGATATTCCTGCCCAGCACCATCGTGTGCTGATAGGACGCGGTGGTCAGCATCTCAACGAGCTGCAAGATCGTCACCATGTAACTGTCCAATTCCCTGGAAGTCGATCTTACTACCAGATCGGAGAGCCTGAGAACGTAGACGAACTTGCAAACGCGCCTCCAGAGAACATCGTCAGGGTCTCAGGTTCCCGTAGTGCTTGTGAAAAGGCGATCAAGGAGATGAGC GACCGACCGGCACCTCAGGAGCAGGTTTCCACCACAATCACGGTTCCTCTACGCTACGTGCACTCGATCAGCCAACAGGGCACCTTTTTCCGTTCTCTGCGACAGGTTGGTGTACAAGTTGACCAATCTCAGCAACCAAGCAAAGCTGCGTCAACCCCTCGCCCGCCACCTCCTTCGGGCGGCGCTACTCGAATTGACGAGGAACCTGCGGAGGAGGCTGTACAATGGCAGGTCGTTGAGAACCACCAAGATGGAGAGGAAGGTGACTCTGAGTGGACTCTGCGCGGTCGGGACCAGGCGGCACTTGACAAAGCGCAGGCGATGATTGAAGAGGCCATTGCCCAGGCTCAAAGTGCTTCGCACGTTGGGTTCCTCACTCTTTCTGATCGATCCGCTTTCCCTCGTATTGTTGGGACCAAGGGAGCCAATGTGTCTCGTCTTCGCAACGAAACTGGTGCTGAGATCACCGTAGGTCGAGAGGACAATACGATTGTGATCATAG GATCAGAAAGTGTAATTGAACACGCCAAATCCAAGATTCTGGACATTGTGAACAACTCCGCTCGTCCGCGAGGCGGTCGTTCTCGAGACGAGGACTAA